In Leptospira congkakensis, one DNA window encodes the following:
- a CDS encoding c-type cytochrome, translating into MNKTYEVKSVPIPKFSKPVDIAEGKRLYQSRGCGDCHDVDGSGKTFIDDPAIGTLSGSNLTSGKGGVLSNRSDEELAISIRHGVGKNGKALIFMPSTDFHGMTNEDIGKLISYLRSTPAVDKPKGDIKPGLLGRFLYLIGEIPIFVSAEIINHETVHLTNIKPSVSLEYGKYVASTCTGCHGFNLKGGPIQGAPPEWPQAQDISKIGLTNYTESNFIQTIRTGKRPDGSEMKFPMPWQSLGQLTDTELKALWLYLQTI; encoded by the coding sequence ATGAACAAAACCTATGAAGTAAAATCTGTTCCCATTCCTAAATTTTCCAAACCAGTTGACATAGCGGAAGGAAAACGTCTCTATCAATCAAGAGGATGTGGTGATTGCCATGATGTAGATGGAAGCGGAAAAACATTTATTGATGATCCGGCAATCGGAACTCTTTCTGGATCAAACCTAACATCGGGTAAAGGGGGAGTTTTATCAAACAGATCTGATGAAGAACTTGCCATTTCCATCCGACATGGTGTCGGCAAAAATGGTAAAGCTTTAATCTTTATGCCTTCCACCGATTTTCACGGAATGACCAACGAAGACATTGGCAAATTGATTTCCTATTTACGTTCCACTCCTGCCGTAGACAAACCAAAAGGAGACATCAAACCAGGCCTCTTGGGAAGATTTTTATATTTGATTGGAGAAATTCCAATCTTTGTTTCCGCTGAAATCATCAACCACGAGACAGTTCACTTAACAAATATTAAACCTTCTGTTTCTTTGGAATATGGAAAATATGTTGCGTCAACTTGTACCGGTTGTCATGGATTTAACTTAAAAGGAGGTCCGATCCAAGGTGCACCACCGGAATGGCCTCAAGCACAAGATATCAGTAAAATTGGTTTAACAAATTATACGGAATCTAATTTCATCCAAACCATCAGAACAGGAAAACGTCCAGATGGTTCAGAGATGAAATTTCCAATGCCTTGGCAAAGTTTGGGTCAACTAACGGACACAGAACTCAAAGCACTTTGGCTGTATTTACAAACAATTTAG